Proteins from one Drosophila gunungcola strain Sukarami chromosome 3R, Dgunungcola_SK_2, whole genome shotgun sequence genomic window:
- the LOC128252092 gene encoding neprilysin-4-like → MLLLYLCLLGHVLGGLSWAAPAGEDDLNQDTPYIKELLRHAKAAEMESFMDQKADPCNDFYSFACGNYKRINSAENLNVSATGLLYSVLEGLERKVLKMLTTVNDTHQTPEDIQVKNFYESCLRIKQLNATYTERLRQLIAEFGTMPVLEGSSWQDEDFDWLGTTARIAFRYGVRSVFTAEVNTDLANNQMNRIYVGEQNFPLETRSMYMDNATAIYREDYRNSIQRILHRFLGVEQKLAKQTARELVDFEVDLAQGLVDQSEGFDFSELTELLTVSEVQERYSPTLDVDRLIFVSIGERVSDKIYEYNKRYQQNLVKVIKRTPKRTMANYIFYNLVRQFVKTPADKTKKQKRDCLDVTKEFFFKNLDNMIYRRYNNEKSSREIDDMWRQLKATFNETLHTSPALDWIERPTRNLAIAKLQAMRLQVSNYAEVNFTEEFANLDLQSADYVENVRQIMLEEARRSRKLLHKPAKPLETDESASFTPANALTENIIKMPVALLQPFYIWADGYPNSVMFGNLASLIGHELIHGFDDSGRQFDAKGNSNDWWDEKSSRNFLKRRDCFTKQYGKYVFNGIQLRESLLQAENIADNGGMRLAYTAYRKWYKSQMALPNGRLNLANELLPNLDYSANQLFFISFAQSFCQDVDPKLKAFQVFIDTHVPDELRVMGTLSNHDEFSKEFNCPPGSPMNPVQKCIIY, encoded by the coding sequence ATGCTATTACTCTACCTTTGCCTTCTGGGCCATGTGCTCGGTGGCCTTTCCTGGGCAGCCCCTGCCGGAGAGGATGATCTCAACCAGGACACCCCGTACATCAAGGAACTTCTGCGACACGCCAAGGCCGCCGAGATGGAGAGCTTCATGGACCAAAAGGCCGATCCGTGCAACGACTTCTACTCTTTTGCCTGTGGCAACTACAAACGCATCAATTCTGCAGAAAACCTGAATGTAAGCGCGACGGGTCTTTTGTATTCTGTGCTCGAAGGTCTGGAACGTAAGGTTTTGAAAATGCTCACCACTGTCAACGATACTCACCAAACTCCGGAGGACATTCAGGTGAAGAACTTCTACGAGTCCTGCCTCCGGATAAAGCAGCTCAATGCCACGTACACAGAGAGGCTGAGGCAGCTGATAGCCGAGTTCGGAACGATGCCGGTGCTGGAAGGGTCCTCCTGGCAGGACGAGGACTTCGACTGGCTGGGGACCACGGCACGCATCGCGTTCCGCTACGGCGTTAGGTCTGTTTTCACGGCAGAGGTAAACACAGACTTGGCCAACAACCAGATGAACCGCATCTACGTGGGCGAGCAGAACTTCCCGCTTGAGACGAGGTCCATGTACATGGATAACGCAACGGCCATTTACCGCGAGGACTATCGTAATAGCATCCAGCGCATTCTGCACCGATTTTTGGGTGTGGAGCAGAAACTGGCCAAGCAAACGGCCAGGGAACTGGTGGACTTCGAGGTGGACCTTGCCCAAGGACTGGTGGACCAGAGCGAAGGTTTCGACTTCAGTGAACTGACCGAGCTGCTGACTGTGAGCGAGGTCCAAGAACGGTATTCCCCCACTTTGGACGTAGACCGATTGATATTTGTGAGCATAGGGGAGAGAGTCTCCGACAAGATCTACGAGTACAACAAGCGCTATCAGCAAAATCTTGTCAAAGTCATTAAGCGAACACCTAAGCGCACCATGGCCAACTATATCTTCTACAATCTGGTCAGGCAGTTTGTGAAGACGCCAGCCGACAAGACGAAGAAGCAAAAACGGGATTGCTTGGACGTCACAAAGGAGTTCTTCTTTAAGAACCTGGACAACATGATCTACCGTCGCTACAACAACGAGAAATCCTCGAGAGAAATCGACGACATGTGGCGTCAACTGAAAGCCACCTTTAATGAGACACTGCACACGAGTCCGGCCCTGGACTGGATCGAGCGACCCACCAGGAATTTGGCCATCGCCAAACTGCAGGCCATGAGGCTGCAGGTGAGCAACTACGCCGAAGTTAACTTCACTGAAGAGTTCGCCAATCTGGATCTGCAGAGTGCCGACTACGTGGAGAATGTTCGACAGATCATGCTGGAAGAGGCGAGGCGAAGCCGCAAGTTGCTTCACAAGCCGGCCAAGCCGCTGGAAACGGACGAATCTGCCAGCTTTACGCCGGCCAACGCCCTGACTGAGAACATAATCAAAATGCCGGTGGCCCTGCTGCAGCCCTTTTATATCTGGGCTGATGGCTACCCCAATTCCGTGATGTTCGGCAACTTGGCCTCGCTAATTGGACACGAGTTGATCCACGGGTTCGACGACAGTGGTCGACAGTTTGATGCCAAAGGAAACTCCAATGACTGGTGGGACGAGAAGTCCAGCAGAAACTTCTTGAAGCGAAGGGATTGCTTCACCAAGCAGTatggaaaatatgttttcaatgGCATtcagctcagggagtccttatTGCAGGCGGAGAACATTGCTGACAATGGAGGCATGCGTCTGGCCTACACGGCTTACAGGAAGTGGTATAAGTCCCAAATGGCGCTTCCCAATGGCCGCTTGAATTTGGCCAACGAGTTGTTACCCAACCTGGATTACAGCGCCAATCAGCTATTTTTCATAAGTTTTGCGCAGTCCTTTTGCCAGGATGTGGATCCCAAGTTGAAGGCTTTTCAGGTGTTTATCGATACACACGTGCCCGATGAGCTTCGCGTTATGGGAACGCTATCAAATCATGACGAATTCTCCAAGGAGTTCAACTGTCCTCCTGGATCCCCCATGAATCCCGTCCAAAAGTGCATTATTTACTAG
- the LOC128252093 gene encoding neprilysin-1, whose protein sequence is MHNAVQILYVWLVGQPIIGLAWAASIVQDDLNQDTPYNRELLRQAKVAEIESFMDQKADPCDDFYTFACGNYKRINSAFSMEVITTGVFETLTKGLNRKILKMLNTAHDTHDTPEDIQVKHFYESCLRINELNGTYTGKLKRLIAEFGTMPVLEGSSWQDEDFDWLGTTARIAFRYGIAPILGIEVNKDLASNQRNRIYLGQQEFPLESRSMYVDNSTAMYRQRYRSSIQRILQRSLGVKSELARQTAKELVDFEVDLAQGLVDDSEGLDLSELTELLTVQEIQERYSPTLDIDRLIFVSMGERVSDQIYEYNKRYQQNLVDVIQRTPLRTIANYMFFRLIWEFVETPADKPEKQQKACLDLTKKFFAKNLDNMFYRRYNNEKSSREIDSMWRQLKATFNETLHTSPALDWIERPTRNLAIAKLQAMRLQVNNYAEDNFTEEFADLNLQSADYVENVRQTSLLAAKQMREMLHKPAKPFEAGSQLSYTPANILIENIIKVPVALLQPFYIWSDVYPSAVMFGTLASLIGHELIHGFDDSGRKFDAKGNAYDWWDERSSSNFLKRRDCFTKQYGRYVYDGIQLKESASQSENIADNGGLRLAFTAYRKWYESQSDLAKERLPSMRYTAKQIFFISFAQIWCNDAHPSVKALQVSTDQHMPGKFRVIGSVSNFEEFAKEFNCPAGSAMNPSEKCILY, encoded by the coding sequence ATGCACAACGCGGTGCAGATCCTCTATGTTTGGCTTGTAGGCCAGCCAATAATTGGCCTCGCGTGGGCGGCCTCCATTGTCCAGGATGACCTCAACCAGGACACGCCCTACAACAGGGAGCTGCTGCGACAGGCCAAGGTGGCCGAGATTGAGAGCTTCATGGACCAAAAGGCCGATCCGTGCGACGACTTCTACACCTTTGCCTGCGGCAACTACAAACGCATCAACTCGGCCTTCAGCATGGAGGTAATCACGACCGGCGTGTTTGAGACCCTGACCAAGGGCCTGAACCGTAAGATCCTGAAGATGCTCAACACGGCGCACGACACCCACGACACGCCGGAGGACATTCAGGTGAAGCACTTCTACGAGTCCTGCCTCCGGATCAACGAGCTCAACGGCACGTACACAGGAAAGCTGAAGCGGCTGATCGCCGAGTTCGGAACGATGCCGGTGCTGGAAGGGTCCTCCTGGCAGGACGAGGACTTCGACTGGCTGGGGACCACGGCACGCATCGCGTTCCGCTACGGAATAGCGCCCATTCTGGGCATTGAGGTCAACAAGGACCTGGCCAGCAACCAGAGGAACCGGATCTACCTGGGGCAGCAGGAGTTTCCGCTCGAGTCGCGGTCCATGTACGTGGACAATTCCACGGCCATGTACCGTCAGAGATACCGGAGCAGCATCCAACGCATCTTGCAACGATCCTTGGGCGTGAAGTCGGAGTTGGCGAGGCAGACGGCCAAGGAGCTGGTCGACTTCGAGGTGGACCTTGCCCAAGGGCTGGTGGACGACAGCGAAGGCCTGGACCTTAGTGAACTGACCGAGCTGCTGACAGTGCAAGAGATTCAAGAGCGATACTCGCCCACTCTGGACATCGACCGACTGATATTTGTGAGCATGGGAGAGCGCGTTTCCGATCAAATCTACGAGTACAACAAACGCTATCAGCAAAACCTGGTCGACGTCATCCAGCGCACACCACTGCGCACCATAGCCAACTATATGTTCTTCCGGCTCATCTGGGAGTTCGTGGAGACGCCAGCCGACAAGCCGGAAAAGCAGCAAAAGGCCTGCTTGGACCTCACCAAAAAGTTCTTTGCCAAGAACCTGGACAACATGTTCTACCGTCGCTACAACAACGAGAAATCCTCGAGAGAAATCGACAGCATGTGGCGTCAGCTGAAAGCCACCTTTAATGAGACACTGCACACGAGTCCGGCACTGGACTGGATCGAGCGACCCACCAGGAATTTGGCCATCGCCAAGCTGCAGGCCATGAGGCTGCAGGTGAACAACTACGCCGAGGATAACTTCACGGAAGAGTTCGCGGATCTCAACCTGCAAAGTGCCGACTACGTGGAGAACGTGCGGCAGACCAGCCTGCTTGCGGCCAAACAGATGCGCGAGATGCTCCACAAGCCGGCCAAACCGTTCGAGGCGGGCTCCCAGCTGAGCTACACCCCGGCCAACATCCTCATAGAGAACATCATCAAGGTGCCGGTGGCGCTGCTGCAGCCCTTCTACATTTGGTCCGACGTCTATCCCAGTGCGGTGATGTTCGGCACCCTGGCCTCGCTGATTGGACATGAGCTGATCCACGGCTTCGACGACAGTGGACGCAAGTTCGATGCCAAGGGAAACGCCTACGACTGGTGGGACGAGAGGTCCAGCAGCAATTTTCTGAAGCGCAGGGACTGCTTCACGAAGCAGTATGGCCGCTATGTCTACGATGGCATTCAACTGAAGGAGTCCGCCTCGCAGTCGGAGAACATTGCGGACAATGGGGGCCTGCGGCTGGCCTTCACCGCCTACCGGAAGTGGTACGAGTCCCAGTCGGACCTGGCCAAGGAGAGACTGCCCAGCATGCGGTACACTGCCAAGCAGATCTTCTTCATCAGCTTCGCTCAGATCTGGTGCAACGATGCGCATCCGAGTGTCAAGGCCCTGCAAGTGTCCACCGACCAGCACATGCCGGGAAAGTTCCGCGTCATTGGCTCAGTATCGAACTTTGAAGAGTTCGCGAAAGAGTTCAACTGCCCAGCCGGATCCGCCATGAATCCCAGCGAGAAGTGCATACTCTACTAG
- the LOC128252096 gene encoding neprilysin-4: MENIGIALALALLPLLSVGSGRGHLLQGQPTIDLHIQAQEQLISQSNDTAYLQRLMRLAKSAEMRSYMQPGAEACGNFYDYSCGNWPQINPANDAHPRETNLEQLLVKAYRHKQQRLMEQPANEETDEVAVLRLKQFYASCLMFRQTPEDLYRRQLQEIVAEFGRMPVLSLPGQDWPAEEFDWLDTVARIKRKYGFDILLLFQSSGDRIYVGQPKQILPEANRRDVADAIADRLERHLGVDPKLAKTTAREITDLEKRIASIMLNRRVGVLSQLRTSNESDTYKFDYSNLTQYVETVLESILGDETLYEHVPSYSMALVDLVAETPPEVLANYIFNELLQHFFYERSGSVVEQCVSRVRDLFPDLLDNMVFEQYGDAATIGGIEAIWQQIQLSFRGALENSSADWLVLETREQLLEQLNSTSLEINGYTDVNFTERYGGMELKPRDYLHNLRAVLNHQSLSVKERTQTSAVYDPVGKRVLLPVVLLQPNFLWSRFYPRAVRYGSLGTLLAQQLAHSLEDASKWDAKSFAEYSKRKACFKEQYGRLRLNGHYLPESDLQAENIADNLGIQVAYHAYRSYLATLDPSFLGSESLPQLSLSSRRLFFLSFGQLWCNDANEQFRDKQSLLQFRTPNALRVLGALSNFKAFERDFNCGRGSLMTQPEKCQLFSVNLD, translated from the coding sequence ATGGAGAACATTGGTATCGCGTTGGCGCTGGCGCTACTGCCACTGCTGTCAGTGGGGAGTGGTCGAGGTCACCTGCTGCAGGGTCAGCCGACCATTGACCTGCACATCCAGGCCCAGGAACAGTTGATCTCGCAGAGCAACGACACTGCCTACTTGCAGCGACTGATGCGCCTGGCCAAGTCGGCCGAGATGCGCAGCTACATGCAGCCGGGTGCGGAGGCCTGCGGCAATTTCTACGACTACAGCTGCGGCAATTGGCCCCAGATCAATCCGGCCAACGATGCCCATCCGCGGGAGACCAACTTGGAGCAGCTGCTGGTCAAGGCCTATCGCCACAAACAGCAGCGTCTGATGGAGCAGCCGGCGAACGAGGAAACGGACGAGGTGGCCGTGCTCCGGCTCAAACAGTTCTATGCCAGCTGCCTGATGTTCCGCCAAACGCCAGAGGATCTCTATCGCCGTCAGTTGCAGGAAATTGTGGCCGAATTCGGACGCATGCCTGTCCTGAGTCTGCCGGGTCAGGATTGGCCAGCCGAGGAGTTCGATTGGCTGGACACCGTGGCCCGGATCAAAAGAAAGTACGGCTTTGATATCCTGCTGCTCTTTCAGTCGTCTGGCGATCGCATCTACGTGGGTCAACCGAAGCAGATTCTGCCGGAGGCCAATAGACGGGACGTGGCTGATGCCATAGCCGATCGCCTAGAGCGCCACTTGGGCGTGGATCCAAAGCTGGCCAAGACAACGGCCCGGGAGATCACGGATTTGGAGAAACGCATTGCCAGCATTATGCTGAATCGTCGCGTTGGTGTTCTGTCCCAGTTGCGCACCTCCAATGAGTCGGATACTTATAAATTTGATTACTCCAATCTTACCCAGTATGTGGAAACCGTCCTGGAAAGCATCCTTGGCGACGAGACTCTCTACGAGCATGTGCCCAGCTATTCGATGGCCTTGGTTGACTTGGTGGCGGAAACACCACCCGAGGTGTTGGCCAACTACATTTTCAATGAGCTGTTGCAGCACTTTTTCTACGAGCGATCGGGCTCCGTGGTGGAGCAATGTGTGAGCCGCGTTAGAGATCTGTTCCCCGACCTCCTCGACAACATGGTGTTCGAGCAGTATGGAGATGCAGCCACGATCGGTGGCATTGAGGCCATCTGGCAGCAGATCCAGCTGAGCTTTCGAGGTGCCCTTGAAAACTCATCAGCCGACTGGTTGGTTTTGGAGACACGAGAACAACTGCTGGAGCAGTTGAACAGCACCAGTCTAGAGATCAATGGCTACACCGATGTCAACTTCACGGAGCGGTATGGGGGCATGGAGCTAAAGCCGCGGGACTATCTTCACAATCTGAGGGCCGTGCTCAACCATCAGAGCTTGAGTGTCAAAGAACGGACTCAGACGTCTGCCGTCTATGACCCGGTGGGGAAGAGAGTCCTGCTGCCGGTGGTCCTGCTCCAGCCGAACTTCCTGTGGTCCCGCTTCTATCCGAGAGCCGTGCGTTACGGCAGCCTGGGCACCCTGCTCGCCCAGCAACTGGCGCACAGTCTGGAGGATGCCTCCAAGTGGGACGCCAAGTCGTTTGCCGAGTACTCGAAGCGGAAGGCCTGCTTCAAGGAGCAATACGGTCGCCTGCGACTCAACGGACACTACTTGCCCGAGAGTGATCTGCAGGCGGAGAACATAGCCGACAATCTGGGCATCCAGGTGGCCTACCACGCCTACAGAAGTTACCTAGCCACTCTGGATCCATCCTTCCTGGGCTCGGAGTCACTGCCACAGCTTAGCCTTAGCTCGCGGAGACTGTTCTTCCTCAGTTTTGGCCAGCTGTGGTGCAACGATGCCAACGAACAGTTCCGGGACAAGCAATCCCTGCTCCAATTTAGGACACCCAATGCGCTCCGGGTGCTGGGCGCACTATCCAACTTCAAGGCCTTTGAACGGGACTTCAACTGCGGACGAGGAAGCCTCATGACCCAGCCTGAGAAGTGCCAACTGTTCTCCGTGAACCTGGATTAA